In Alosa sapidissima isolate fAloSap1 chromosome 5, fAloSap1.pri, whole genome shotgun sequence, the genomic stretch tttttatagcctacagtCTGTGCAGAAGGTATACGCATCAATCTAACTACCAGTTATGGCACTATACATTACAACAAGACCAACAAAAATGTTGAGTCATAAGCTTGCTAACGGTGCATGTGAAGCGAGACAGAGACCAAAGGAgatcatgggggggggggggggttgacgaTCTAGACTGTCTGTGCAGCAGTGCTTAGAGTTTATAATTTGAATAAGTTAATTTATGGTTTATAGGGTTTATGTTAAATGTGTGAAATAATAATGCAAAGCTATGAAAATCCAACTCCATATTCCCAACAGAAAAGTTGTTGAGATATAATCATAATACTGATGAGTGATAAAAGGATAATAAAGTCTAGAAGCAAGTCAGCTTTGAGTTACTTGTTTTGGGCTGTCTATGAAACTTTGAAACAGACACTTTGTCAGGTTCACGGGATAACATGCGACTTATTCTTTAAGTCTATTAAAAATGTACATCCTGTAGATCTGACTGAATGCTTCCATTAGAATAATAGACGAATGATTGATTGAATGATTCAACTAcagttcaaaaacaatattGTTTAAATTAGTGAGAATCCTCATCTCATCATCATACATCACATTGTTTCTCTCTTCAAGCAAAAATGGGTataagaaaaataaacaaagaaaaaaatgtatgctGAGAATGTTTACCAGAGTGGAGCATTTTGATCCTGTGAAGTCAAGACATTCACTGCTCGCCCCCAGATTCTTTGGTAATGTGTTGCCGGCGAGCAGAGTGTTGTCACTGTAAGAGCTGACAAACTTGAAGTCACTGGTACGTGACCCTGTGGTCATATAGGCATCATAGTTATAAGCACTACGGAGAGTTCCAGTTCCATCAACATCTGCATAGTTGGGAGGTAAATATGCACTGGGAATGGCTACTGCTCCATCAAACAGCAGTCTGGGCTTTCTCCTGTGGCAAATCCTTATGGTCACAATGAGAATGATGAAAGTGAGGAAAAATGTGGAAACAGACACCAGAGCAATGATCAGATAAGATGTGAGTTTAGAATTGCTCTCCTCATAAGACATGTCTTTCAGTTCAGGAACTTCAGCCAAGTTATCAGAGATGAGTAAATATACGGCACAggttgtagagagagagggctgtccGTTATCTTTCACTGAGATCACAAGGTTCTGCTTCATGCTGTCAGATTCAGAAATGTCCCTCTGAGCCCTGATCTCTCCACTGTGGAGACCAATAGTGAAAAGTCCCGGATCAGTCGACTTCACGATCTGATACGACAGCCACGCGTTCTGTCCAGAGTCAGCATCAACAGCGATCACTTTGGAGACCAGCGAGCCAGAAAGAGCAGCTTTAGGAACCATCTCAGTCATGAAGGAGTTTCCTTCTGGAGTAGGGTATAATATCTGAGGAGAGTTATCATTCTCATCTGTTatgaacacactcacagtcacgtTGCTGCTGAGTGGAGGAGAACCATTGTCTCTGGCTACAACCTGAACTTTGAAGCTTCTGAACTGTTCATAGTCAAAGGCCCTCACAGCATGGATCACCCCTGTGTCTCCATTAATGGATACATATGAAGAGACCGGAACACCATTGACCTCACTGGGCAACAGAGAGTAGAACACTGTGCCATTCTGTCTCCAGTCTGGGTCTCTCGCAGTGACAGAACAGACAGAGGAACCAGGCTTGTTATTCTCAGTCACATATGCGCTGTAGGACTGATGTTCAAATACAGGGGGGTTATCATTTACatcagacacagagagatggatTGTCTTGGAGGATGACAGTGGCGGAGACCCTTCATCAGTAGCAATGAGAGTTATATTATAATCTGAGATCTGTTCCCGGTCTAATTCACCTGCTGTCACTAGGGAATAGTAGTTCTCAATGGATGGTAGCAATTTGAATGGAACATTTTGCTGAATGGTGCAACGCACCTGACGGTTTCCCTCTGAGTCTTCATCCTGCACATTAATAATGCCAACCTCTGTACCAGGTGCAGCACTTTCAGGAACTGGATTTTTCAGTGATTTAACATTAATTACTGGAGCATTATCATTTACATCACTTATGTCTATAATAACTTTTGCATTAGATGATAAACCAGAACCATCCTTAGCCTGAACCCTGATTTCATAGTGATTTTCCTCCTCAAAATCTATTGGCCCAGATAATGTAATCTCTCCTGTCACCTTATCAATTGTAAAGAGTTTAGCTACTTTACCAGCTAGAAGACTGAATTCATATGTGACTTGTCCATATGCTCCCTCGTCAGCATCAGTGGCAGTTACAGTTATAACTGAAGTGCCTAAAGGGGAGTTTTCTGGCAGACTGAGTTTGTAAGCTAGTTTACTGAATACTGGTAGGTTATCATTAACATCCGAGACGGTGACGTGTATCGTTACACTACCTGATCTCTGAGGCGAGCCTCCATCTATAGCAGTAAGCAACAACGACAGTTCATGCTGCTGTTCACGGTCCAGTTCTTTGTCTAAAACCAATTCGCTGTATTTTACTCCATCGGAATTAGACTGTACTGATAATGTAAAATGGTCGTTCTTTTCAAGTGAATAGCTTTGAATACTGTTTCTGCCCACATCCGAGTCATGCGCCACATCCAAAGGAAAGCGTGCACCTTTAACAGCCGATTCTGGAATTAACAGTTTAATTTCATCGTTGGGAAATTGAGGTGAGTTATCATTTATATCCTGAATTTGCAACATTATCCTATGTAACTCTAATGGGTTTTCCAGGAGCAGTTCATATTTTAAAGGGCACGAGGGTTTCGCACCGCATATTTCTTCCCTGTCTATTCTTTCAGCAATCATTAGTTCACCTGACTGGGCATTTAATTCGCAATACCGTTTGCGGCTACCCTTCAGATCTATTCGAGCATTCCGCAGTGATAATCCACGAGCATCAAGTCCGAGATCCTTCGCTATATTCCCAACCACAGCTCCTCGCTTCATCTCTTCTGGTATTGAATAGGCAAAATCGCCATGACTGCCGTTAAATCCAACGATCAAAAACGCCATCCATAGCATTACGTATAGAAACAAGAAAGAACTGTATCCTGTCTTCATTCCGATAGAGAAGTAGCGCAGACCTAGCCTATGTTTCCAGTAGATTCCAAACACCAGAAAAAAAACCCACCAAAACGTCAACTAATGCAGACAGCCAGAGGACTATTAATGCCAGAGACTGCAGAGTAAATGCACATCAGGTTTGCTTCACCACAAAGCCATGGTTGACTCTGAATTATCTATTTAAATATTATAACAGAGGGTGGGGATGGTCATTTAAGTGTCTACCGTTGGTCTATAGCGACACCCGGAGTTCTCTGGTAAAATTACGAGAGATGAGAGTCTGAAAATACAGTCTGAAAACGTTGGAATAAAAATCGCATGCAATTCATTACATGTCCAATCACCTACATGTATAGAATAAATATTTGTAATCAAACACTCCTTGTAGGTGATATGAAAATAGCATAGGGAATGTATGAGTTTGGCTCTAGTGAAGGATGTGTAAGAGTTCTGTTTTGCAATAAAATGTGTTTCAATCAAAACAATTGGTTACTTTACATAATTCATTGAATAACAGAAAGGCCATTTTCTATCTTACATGTGTTCCAGGTTACCTGGATGAACAACTCTTACAAGAGCCATCAGTTTCATTAGACTTACTTAGGCATACATTTGTTGTATAATGGAGGTATTTGCAATGAATGTCTTTAGGACGAAACGCAATGACATTACTGAATATCTCTCCATGCCACATCAAccaatataattcaatttaatagCAAAACCTTCCTGTCTAAAAAAGTCAACAGTATTTACAATGCAGGTTGTGCCAAATGTTAATGTCATAGGGATGACTGACACTTTTTGGGACATGTAATTAAAGCTTTTGGCAGAGCAAGGAAAATCCTATCTGAATCTTATAGTCAAACTCTACAATTTTAGTGTTTGAGAGAGGGGAATTCCAGATATGTGCAGGATATTAGTTACTAAACATTTCCAGTAGTTGACTTTGATGGACATGGCAGTGATATGGCACAAAACTGGCTGAGTTCAGATGGATCAGAACCAGATTCACTTCATTATACACTTAATTCTAATCCTGCTGGTTCTATTTTACAATCCAATATTTCTTCAACTGCTGTCAGGCTGATGGATGGCTTTTACCTACCAGTGTATGTCATTCATTGTATCCCCTTTATGATATTCACTTTGCCAATATTGTACAATGCACAGTTGTGCCAATAAATCACAAATGTAATTGAACGGATTAAGGTTTTGAATATGGATGTTAATATAGCTGCAGAGTAATGAGTACAACACAATTGGTGTCAGTATAATTTGATACAAAGTACCATAGACAGAGTTAAGTGTCTTTGGACACTTTCACAACTCTGAATAAACAACCACAAAAAGAGAACCAGCAACTTCTGCAGAATTATTACTATGGTACAATTGTAACAGTTACCTCAGTAATGCCTGATTAAATATTATTTGACAAAGTAAAAACAGAAAGTTAGATCAAAATGGGCTACGAGTAAAAGTCTGCATAGACTGAGACAAGCAAGTTGAACAGTTCATCATACCAGTTATTTCACCTGAATTGTCAGACAAATTAACCATATGCACAAAGTGTGTGAAAATCCCCTCAAACTGCACCACTTAAATGGACATAGTCACTCTGACAGAAACCACTCCTCAAGTAAGTAACaaatgtgtatgtctatgtacaAGTCTGTGTACAAATGTCCATGTATTTACAAACTGCCTCACAGACAACCATACTCATTTTACTTGCAGTTGCAATAACattacaatataggcctacggtACAGTACTCTGTCCCCCTGAACCTCTGAACAAGCAGAGGTGGCTGAAAAGGTCATGAGCAATTGTGTGGCTATCATGTTAAATTAGGACAAATGGgacttatttttttctctttgcaACCTAATGGAAGGGGCTTGAATCTCATAATAATCCACAGGCACATAAAATGACATGATACAGAGAGAGTATCACAAgaccaaaaaaacacacatctgCTCTATACAGCAACTTAAAATGATCTCATCACTCTggcctccaaaacattgtgAGTATGTGACCAAACACAAAATCATCACCAGTTGTAACATCACCATTATCTCTACTTTTTAATCCCTACTTAAAGGCAGAATTTATATCTTGTTCAAACAATTAATTAATGGTTATGTCAGGAGTTACTTTTCACTTAGATTGCTGACATGATTTCAGATCTTCGGGAATTTAGATTTGGAGAACCCACCAACACTGGATGCTAAATGGCTGGGgtaaaaactacagtaaagtgaACCATTTTTATATCATGTAAATAAATGGTAACATTAATGAAAATAGTTTACCAGAGTAGAGAACTTAGATCCGGTATCAGTGAAATCAAGGCAGGCACCATTGTCATGTTGAGTCTTCTGTAAAGTATTTCCAGCAGAGAGGGTATTGTCATTGTAAGAGCTGACAAACTTGAAGTCACTGGTACGTGACCCTGTGGTCATATAGGCGTCATAGTTATAAGCACTACGGAGAGTTGCAGTTCCATCAACATCTGCATAGTTGGGAGGTAAATATGCACTGGGAATGGCTACTGCTCCATCAAACAGCAGTCTGGGCTTTCTCCTGTGGCAAATCCTTATGGCCACAATAAGAATGATgaaagtgatgaaaaatgtggaAACAGACACCAGAGCAATGATCAGATAAGATGTGAGTTTAGAATTGCTCTCCTCATAAGACATGTCTTTCAGTTCAGGAACTTCAGCCAAGTTATCAGAGATGAGTAAATATACGGCACAggttgtagagagagagggctgtccGTTATCTTTCACTGAGATCACAAGGTTCTGCTTCATGCTGTCAGATTCAGAAATGTCCCTCTGAGCCCTGATCTCTCCACTGTGGAGACCAATAGTGAAAAGTCCCGGATCAGTCGACTTCACGATCTGATACGACAGCCACGCGTTCTGTCCAGAGTCAGCATCAACAGCGATCACTTTGGAGACCAGCGAGCCAGAAAGAGCAGCTTTAGGAACCATCTCAGTCATGAAGGAGTTTCCTTCTGGAGTAGGGTATAATATCTGAGGAGAGTTATCATTCTCATCTGTTatgaacacactcacagtcacgtTGCTGCTGAGTGGAGGAGAACCATTGTCTCTGGCTACAACCTGAACTTTGAAGCTTCTGAACTGCTCATAGTCAAAGGCCCTCACAGCATGGATCACCCCTGTGTCTCCATTAATGGATACATATGAGGAGACCGGAACACCATTGACCTCACTGGGCAACAGAGAGTAGAACACTGTGCCATTCTGTCTCCAGTCTGGGTCTCTTGCAGTAACAGAACAGACAGAGAAGCCAGGCTTGTTATTCTCAGTCACATATGCGCTGTAGGACTGATGTTCAAATGCAGGAgggttatcattcacatcagacacagagagatgaaTGGTCATTGAGGATGACAATGGTGGATTGCCTTCATCAGTGGCAGCAATAGTTATATTATAGTCTGTGATCTGTTCACGGTCTAATTCACCTGTTGTCACTAGGGAATAGTAGTTTTCAATGGATGGTATCAATTTGAATGGAACATTTTGCTGAATGGTGCAACGCAACTGGCGGTTCCCTTCTGAATCTTCATCCTGCACATTAATAATGCCCACCTCTGTACCAGATGCAGCATTTTCAGGAACTGGATTTTTCAACGATTTAACATTAATTACAGGTGCATTGTCATTTACATCAATGACATCTATAATAACTTTAGCATTTGATGCTAAACCAAAGGTATCCTTAGCCTGAACCCTAATTTCATAGTGACTCTCCTCCTCAAAATCTATTGACCCAGATAATGTAATCTCTCCTGTCACCTTATCTATGGTAAAGAGTTTGGCTACTTTACCAGCCAGGAGACTGAATTCATATGTGACTTGTCCATTTGCTCCCTCGTCATCATCAGTGGCACTTACAGTTATAACTGAAGTACCTAAAGGGGAGTTTTCCGGCAGAGTGACTTTGTAAGCTAGTTGACTGAATACTGGTAGGTTATCGTTCACATCCAAGACTGTGACGTGTATCGTTACACTGCCCGATCTCTGAGGCGAGCCTCCATCTATAGCAGTAAGCAACAACGACAGCTCCTGCTGCTGTTCACGGTCCAATTTTTTGTCTAAAACCAATTCGCTGTATTTTACTCCATCGGAATTAGACTGTACCGATAATGTAAAATGGTCGTTCTTTTCAAGTGAATAGCTTTGAATACTGTTTCTGCCCACATCCGAGTCATGCGCCACATCCAAAGGAAAACGTGTGCCTTTGTCCGCCAATTCTGGAATTAACAGTTTAATTGCATCGTTGGGAAATTGAGGTGAGTTATCATTTATATCCTGAATTTGCAACATTATCCTATGTAACTCTAGTGGGTTTTCCAAGATCAGTTCATATTTTAACGGGCACGAGGGTTTCGCACCGCATATTTCTTCCCTGTCTATTCTTTCAGCAATCATTAGTTCACCTGACTGGGGATTTAATTCGCAATACCGTTTGCGGCTACCCTTCAGATCTATTCGAGCATTCCTCCGTGATAATCCACGAGCATCGAGTGCGAGATCCTTTGCTATATTCCCAACCACAGCTCCTCGCTTCATCTCTTCTGGTATTGAATAGCTCAAATCGCCTTGACTGCCGCGAAATCCGATGATCAAACACACCACCCATAGAATTCCGTTTGGAAACAATAATGAACTGACTCCTGTCTTCATCTCGGTAAAAACGTATGTTGGACGGTGGACACcaaacacaataaaaaaaaaagcgaaACGTTAGTTGGAGCAACAAGCCAACTGACTGTTTATATCCAAGACTGCAGAGTAGATGCACATCAGGTTTTGTTCACCACAACACCACGGTATGATTTGCCTCTGTGTCCTTATGATTTAAATATTATAACAGAGGGTGGAGAGAAGGGTTTTTAAATCAATGTTGGTCTATAGCGACACCCGGAGTTTTTCTGGCAGAACTACGAAAAACGAGGTGGAAATGTGAACGGCGTcaagaaaaagacaaattcaAAGGCAAATCTGAAATGCAAACCGATTGAATACTTCTGTACCTGGGATAAAGCAAACCACATGCACTGTAAAATCATCtcaagcataggcctacaagaTGTATGCACATGTATAATAAATGGTTGTGTATTGTAGTGTTATGCACATTATACTGCACAAGTAGGAATGATGGGATTTGGGAAACCGTAATAGTTAACTTTGTGTTGAACTAAAACATGTTTCCAACAAAACGGAAAAACCTTGAATAACAGGAAGACCATTCTCAGTCAAACAAGTGTTCCTTCAGTTGACTTGAATGTAAATGGCATTTCAAGAGTGATGGGTTTCAGTCACAGGAGACAGTCATCAATCTTACTgatgcataggcctacatttgatgTACTGTAATGACGGACCTTAAGATTTTTGGACGACAGCTTCATGAATATtaataagaaaaaaaattaCGAGCCACATTTACCTGAAAAAACTGTATAACCACTTTTATAGACATTCCAGCTTTCAAAACAATGAAAttgtataagatatataaaatgGAGGTTATGGCACAAGTATAATCAAGACATGGAAAATGAATGTAATTTTAAAATGAATGaacttaaatgtaaatataatgtAAAATGTGCTAAATTGTGAAGTGATAACCAATACTTCTTTTGAATATATCATTATAGCTTTTGGCTGAGCAGGGGTAGTACAAAACGCTGTTAGGTTTATCACAATCTGCTCTtacacattacattttacagtCGGCAACTTGAGGGGGTTGTCCCAGATAGGGCCTATGTGATGGACATCTGCCACTAAACACTTCCTAGTTGACACTACAATGCACTTGGCAGTAATCTGGCCCAATATTGCCTGAGTTCTGTCTGTCCAGAACCAGATTCATGTAATTCAGCTCCTCttttatttctatttatttCTTCATCTATTTCTTCAACTACTGTCAGGCTGACTTTTGGCTTTTACCTGCCAATTAATACCGCTGTATTCCCTCTAGTCTATGAGATTAAGTTTAGTACAGATGTTATATTAGTTGCACTGTAAATAGTACAAAAGAATAGTATCAGTACAGGGCCTAAAGTACCACAGCCAGATTTAAGAGTCTTTGATCACTTTTACAGCTTGCCACCAAAAGAGAGCCAGCAATTCCTGCAAAAGTATTACTATGTACATCTCAGTAACACATGATTAAATATTATCTTGAACAATGTTGAATGGAAAGTTATAGGAAAAATGGCATACTAAATGTCTGACTGTCTGACTAAATGTCTGCTAAGACAGTGGCGGGCCACTGTTCACCATACCAGCCATTTGGCCTGAACTGGTATTGGCAGCCTGACAAAACAGGCTTGAGCACAAGATATGAAAAACACTGCAAACTGCACCACCAAAGAGGACATGGAAGAACAACATAATTAACAATCACAGCAACAACAATAGCACCACAACGCCAAAATAACAACTGAGTCTGTCTATGCATCTACAATTTGCTTCACAGAAAATTTATCCTACAACATAAACACATCTGATATTTCGAGAAAGACAATCAATCAAGGTCATCCATTTCAACCAAAAGAGAACATTCAGGACCACTGGTACATATACTGTTCTTTCCCTCTGAGCCTTTGATCTAGCAGAGGTGAGTGAAAAGGTTATGAGCAATTCTTTGGCTATAATATTAAATTAGGTAATGTGAGATTTTCTTCCATTGAACTTAAATCTCACAATCCATAGCCATGCAAAATGACGTGATCATAagagcacataaacacacaacatcTGTTCTACTGTATACAACAACTTTCCATGACCTCAATCACCAACCTGACTTCTAAAACACTATTAGAAGCTGAAACAACCAAATACATAAACAACACCATTATCTCTCCTTTTTTAATCCCTACAGGAAGGCAACATTTATCCATAAACCTGGTTTAAACTATTAATTCATAGCAATATGCATCAGGATTCATTTACAATTTGGACTGATGGATTTTCACCTAAATTCCAGACATGATTTCACATATTCAGGAACGTAGATTTGGAGAATCCCCAACAACACTCTGGACACTGGATGCTAAAAGGCTGGGATGAAAATGAGAAGTAAATGTAACCATTTTTATATTGTGCAGATAGATGCTCAATTTACTGAAAGATTGTTTACCAGAGTAGAGAACTTAGATCCGGTATCTGTGAAATCAAGGCAGGCACTATTGTCATGGTGAGTCTTCTGTAAAGTATTTCCAGCAGAGAGGGTATTGTCATTGTAAGAGCTGACAAACTTGAAGTCACTGGTACGTGACCCTGTGGTCATATAGGCGTCATAGTTATAAGCACTACGGAGAGTTCCAGTTCCATCAACATCTGCGTAGTTGGGAGGTAAATATGCACTGGGAATGGCTACTGCTCCATCAAACAGCAGTCTGGGCTTTCTCCTGTGACACAATCTTACTGCAATGATCAAGATAATAAAAGTGAGGAAAAATGTTGAAACAGACACCAGAGCAATGATCAGATAGGATGTGAGTTTAGAATTGCTCTCCTCATAAGACATGTCTTTCAGTTCAGGAACTTCAGCCAAGTTATCAGAGATGAGTAAATATACGGCACAggttgtagagagagagggctgtccGTTATCTTTCACTGAGATCACAAGGTTCTGCTTCATGCTGTCAGATTCAGAAATGTCCCTCTGAGCCCTGATCTCTCCACTGTGGAGACCAATAGTGAAAAGTCCTGGATCAGTTGACTTCACGATCTGATACGACAGCCACGCATTCTGTCCAGAGTCAGCATCAACAGCGATCACTTTGGAGACCAGCGAGCCAGAAAGAGCAGCTTTAGGAACCATCTCAGTCATGAAGGAGTTTCCTTCTGGAGTAGGGTATAATATCTGAGGAGAGTTATCATTCTCATCTGTTatgaacacactcacagtcacgtTGCTGCTGAGTGGAGGAGAACCATTGTCTCTGGCTACAACCTGAACTTTAAAGCTTCTGAACTGCTCATAGTCAAAGGCCCTCACAGCATGGATCACCCCTGTGTCTCCATTAATGGATACATATGAGGAGACCGGAACACCATTGACTTCACTGGGCAACAGAGAGTAGAACACTGTGCCATTCTGTCTCCAGTCTGGGTCTCTCGCAGTAACAGAACAGACAGAGGAGCCAGGCTTGTTATTCTCAGTCATATATGTGCTGTAGGACTGCTCTGCAAATACAGGAgggttatcattcacatcagagaTAGAAAGATGGATAATTTTAGAGGATGACAATGGTGGATTTCCTTCGTCAGTGGCTATGACAGTTATATTGTAATTTGTGATTTGTTCACGGTCTAATTCACTTGTTGTGACAAGGGAATAGTAGTTTTCAATAGATGGATTTAACTTAAAGGGCACATTTTGCTGAATAGTGCAACGCAACTGGCGGTTCCCCTCTGAATCTTCATCCTGCACATTAATAATGCCCACCTCTGTACCAGGTGCAGCATTTTCAGGAACTGGATTTTTCAACGATTTAACATAGATCACAGGTGCATTGTCATTTGCATCAGTTATATCAATAATTACTTTTGCACTTGAGGCTAAACCAAAGCCATCCTTTGCCTGAACTGTTATTTCATAATCAGTCTCATCCTCAAAGTCTATTGGTCCAGCTACTTTAATCTCTCCACTAACTTTGTCCATTGTAAAAAGTCTGGCTGCTTTGTCAGATATAAGACTGAATAAATAAGTGACCTCTCCATTAGCTCCTTCGTCTGCGTCTATAGCACTTACAATTATAACCAGAGTACCGACAGGAGAGTTTTCAGGTAGACTGACTTTATAAACATCTTGACTAAATACAGGTCGATTATCATTCATGTCCAAGACAGTGACGTGTATCGTTGCACTACCAGATTTTTGAGGAGCGCCTCCATCAACAGCAGTAAGCAACAGCGTCAAGTCCTGCTGTCCTTCACGATCGAGTTCTTTGTCTAAAACCAATTCGCTGTATTTCACTCCGTCGGCATTAGATTGAACAAATAAACTGAAATGGTCGTTCTTCTCCAGTGTGTAGCTTTGAATGCTATTTCTACCCACATCAGAGTCCTTTGCCATATCCAAAGAAAAGCGTGCGCCTTTGTCTGCTGATTCTGGAATTGACAGCTTCATTTCGTTGTTTGGAAACTGGGGTGAGTTGTCATTTATATCCTGAATTTGCAGTAAGATTCTATGTAGCTCCAGGGGATTTTCCATGACTAAATCATATTTTAATGAACACGTTGCTTTTGATCCACACATTTCTTCCCTATCAATTGTTTCAGCTATCTTTAGTTCACCCGTCTGGACATTTAGGTCACAATATCGTTTTCGACTGCCCTTCAGATCTATTCGAGCACTGCGCAGTAATAATCCCCTAGCATCGAGTCCGAGATCCTTTGCTATATTCCCTACCACAGCCCCTGGTTTCATCTCCTCTGGAATTGAATATGTCAGGTCGCCATAACTGCTGAGAAATCTGAGAGTGAAAAATGCAATCCAAAGCATTCCATTTGGAAAGAAGACGCCAGTAAATCCTGTCTTCATGTCGATAACTGAATATCAATGCTATAAATCCGCGTGGGTCAAAAACAGCCCAAATACAATAGTATGCACAACGCTAAAATGCTGGTATCCCAGAGAGCGCGATTGCACAGTGTTTGGTTCATCAAACCACCGGGGTAGTAGGGCTTGTTCCACTGTATTTACCATTTAAATATTATAACAGTGGGTGGAGTGCTGACAGCAATTGCACTGCCTTAGCCAATAGCGACACTCTGAGTGCTAAAATAAAATTACAACGAATGTAGGCCCAACATGGTTGAACACCTCTCTCTTATGTTTTGGAACAGTTTGCCTTGCTTGTTCAGTGGACACAGgacaacacacagacaatcaTGAAATACAGACTTAAAGAGAACCATTCCTCAATACAGATAAAAATGCTACATGTGAATTAAAATTGAACAATAGATGATTGAAATATATGTGGCTAAGGTGATGCTACAATTCTGAAATTGTAATATGACGAAGGTAGGCCAAGTCAAATTTCCAAATGATTCAGTGAATCTACTTCTCAACTCAAGTTTATGTTATTGATATAGTTTCTTCATGTTGGAAACATCAAACATAAATGTCACTTCTGAGGTGATTGTCAGACCTGATGATCATTAAGCAGTAGAGTATCCAAAGGGGGAGGTGCACACAGCTGTCACAGACCTTTACCTTGTCCTCTCTCCTGTGATATTTAAACTGTATGTTTACATATAATaatgatgtagcctacagtataaatATGActattttaatacattttcaatCAAAGTGTAAAATCCAAAATAGTGTAATCTGCTGGTGCTCCTGTTTTAACTACATTCTCTCTATAAGGTGAGTGGTGGCTTTCATTTACATGAGAGCAATGCCACATCTGTAGATTCATATTTGTATATTGTAATGGAGGATAGTGCCAGGCTAGCCTATAAATGGTAATGTGGAACAGGTCTCCATGCTGGAGCCTCAGCTGCCTCCTATAACTGTAACCTATAACTCACACT encodes the following:
- the LOC121709120 gene encoding protocadherin beta-16-like isoform X22; amino-acid sequence: MKTGYSSFLFLYVMLWMAFLIVGFNGSHGDFAYSIPEEMKRGAVVGNIAKDLGLDARGLSLRNARIDLKGSRKRYCELNAQSGELMIAERIDREEICGAKPSCPLKYELLLENPLELHRIMLQIQDINDNSPQFPNDEIKLLIPESAVKGARFPLDVAHDSDVGRNSIQSYSLEKNDHFTLSVQSNSDGVKYSELVLDKELDREQQHELSLLLTAIDGGSPQRSGSVTIHVTVSDVNDNLPVFSKLAYKLSLPENSPLGTSVITVTATDADEGAYGQVTYEFSLLAGKVAKLFTIDKVTGEITLSGPIDFEEENHYEIRVQAKDGSGLSSNAKVIIDISDVNDNAPVINVKSLKNPVPESAAPGTEVGIINVQDEDSEGNRQVRCTIQQNVPFKLLPSIENYYSLVTAGELDREQISDYNITLIATDEGSPPLSSSKTIHLSVSDVNDNPPVFEHQSYSAYVTENNKPGSSVCSVTARDPDWRQNGTVFYSLLPSEVNGVPVSSYVSINGDTGVIHAVRAFDYEQFRSFKVQVVARDNGSPPLSSNVTVSVFITDENDNSPQILYPTPEGNSFMTEMVPKAALSGSLVSKVIAVDADSGQNAWLSYQIVKSTDPGLFTIGLHSGEIRAQRDISESDSMKQNLVISVKDNGQPSLSTTCAVYLLISDNLAEVPELKDMSYEESNSKLTSYLIIALVSVSTFFLTFIILIVTIRICHRRKPRLLFDGAVAIPSAYLPPNYADVDGTGTLRSAYNYDAYMTTGSRTSDFKFVSSYSDNTLLAGNTLPKNLGASSECLDFTGSKCSTLQKPPNNDWRLPPNQRPGPSGQHRFHTIQQRWTPYEKSRAGPLPEGAGVVAGTGPWPQPPTEAEQLQALMAGANAVNEATATLGPRYNAQYVPDYRQNVYIPGSTATLTANPQQQQQPQQALPPPAAMPPVDVPKAAQTPASKKKSTKKDKK
- the LOC121709120 gene encoding protocadherin beta-16-like isoform X39 yields the protein MKTGYSSFLFLYVMLWMAFLIVGFNGSHGDFAYSIPEEMKRGAVVGNIAKDLGLDARGLSLRNARIDLKGSRKRYCELNAQSGELMIAERIDREEICGAKPSCPLKYELLLENPLELHRIMLQIQDINDNSPQFPNDEIKLLIPESAVKGARFPLDVAHDSDVGRNSIQSYSLEKNDHFTLSVQSNSDGVKYSELVLDKELDREQQHELSLLLTAIDGGSPQRSGSVTIHVTVSDVNDNLPVFSKLAYKLSLPENSPLGTSVITVTATDADEGAYGQVTYEFSLLAGKVAKLFTIDKVTGEITLSGPIDFEEENHYEIRVQAKDGSGLSSNAKVIIDISDVNDNAPVINVKSLKNPVPESAAPGTEVGIINVQDEDSEGNRQVRCTIQQNVPFKLLPSIENYYSLVTAGELDREQISDYNITLIATDEGSPPLSSSKTIHLSVSDVNDNPPVFEHQSYSAYVTENNKPGSSVCSVTARDPDWRQNGTVFYSLLPSEVNGVPVSSYVSINGDTGVIHAVRAFDYEQFRSFKVQVVARDNGSPPLSSNVTVSVFITDENDNSPQILYPTPEGNSFMTEMVPKAALSGSLVSKVIAVDADSGQNAWLSYQIVKSTDPGLFTIGLHSGEIRAQRDISESDSMKQNLVISVKDNGQPSLSTTCAVYLLISDNLAEVPELKDMSYEESNSKLTSYLIIALVSVSTFFLTFIILIVTIRICHRRKPRLLFDGAVAIPSAYLPPNYADVDGTGTLRSAYNYDAYMTTGSRTSDFKFVSSYSDNTLLAGNTLPKNLGASSECLDFTGSKCSTLQKPPNNDWRLPPNQRPGPSGAGPLPEGAGVVAGTGPWPQPPTEAEQLQALMAGANAVNEATATLGPRYNAQYVPDYRQNVYIPGSTATLTANPQQQQQPQQALPPPAAMPPVDVPKAAQTPASKKKSTKKDKK